A genome region from Microbacterium profundi includes the following:
- a CDS encoding GtrA family protein, with protein MKIPARLRRLVGVGSRFLVVGALSTVIEIAVFNLLVFVWGWDPVLSKIVASLVALVNAYIGNREWTFRHRDRRGRVSELVLFLGVNLACTLLGAALVWLGVEALTAIVGHATGALALNIVNLISIVIVVLIRFVLYHKVVFRGAPAS; from the coding sequence GTGAAGATCCCTGCCCGCCTACGCCGCCTTGTGGGCGTGGGAAGCCGTTTCCTCGTCGTCGGTGCACTCAGCACGGTCATCGAGATCGCGGTGTTCAACCTGCTCGTGTTCGTCTGGGGCTGGGACCCGGTGCTGTCGAAGATCGTGGCGTCTCTCGTCGCGCTGGTCAACGCCTACATCGGCAACCGGGAGTGGACGTTCCGGCACCGCGACCGCCGCGGACGCGTCTCCGAACTCGTGCTCTTTCTCGGCGTGAACCTCGCCTGCACGCTGCTGGGAGCCGCGCTCGTCTGGCTCGGCGTCGAAGCATTGACGGCGATCGTCGGGCACGCGACGGGCGCGCTGGCGCTCAACATCGTGAACCTCATCAGCATCGTGATTGTGGTGCTGATCCGCTTCGTGCTGTACCACAAGGTGGTCTTCCGGGGCGCTCCCGCCAGCTGA
- a CDS encoding GNAT family N-acetyltransferase produces MTDFLIPRPLAAGDKLSDFRSGEESLDVWLRGRARGNEKSGASRTMVSVTREGRVAGYYCLSSSSLEREDGPPQLAKGMPTSIPIVLLGRLAVDEEFKGRGLGYSLLQHATGRALEAAETIGIHAVLVHAINDTVVGFYERFGFTPFPEERRTLYLLTQDARATLTT; encoded by the coding sequence TTGACTGATTTCCTGATCCCACGGCCGCTTGCCGCGGGAGACAAACTCTCCGACTTCCGCTCCGGAGAGGAGAGCCTGGACGTCTGGCTACGTGGACGCGCCCGCGGAAACGAGAAGTCAGGAGCATCTCGAACGATGGTCTCCGTCACGAGAGAAGGGCGCGTAGCCGGCTACTACTGTCTCTCTTCGAGTTCCTTGGAGCGCGAAGACGGCCCGCCACAACTTGCAAAAGGGATGCCCACGTCGATTCCGATCGTCCTGCTCGGCCGACTCGCTGTCGACGAAGAGTTCAAAGGTCGAGGTCTGGGCTACTCGCTGCTTCAGCATGCGACAGGCCGGGCGTTGGAGGCTGCCGAAACCATCGGTATCCACGCCGTCCTTGTTCACGCGATCAACGACACGGTCGTGGGATTCTACGAACGGTTCGGATTCACGCCGTTCCCAGAGGAGCGACGGACGCTCTATCTGCTCACGCAGGACGCCCGCGCGACGCTGACGACATGA
- a CDS encoding type II toxin-antitoxin system TacA family antitoxin, which produces MASTPLKDARVEFRVTADQKQTIEAAAAIQGRTVTDFSADVLVERAQEVIQAERQLRIEASRFDTFSRLMDEPPRAIGELRELMTRKPVFVD; this is translated from the coding sequence ATGGCTAGTACACCGTTGAAGGACGCACGCGTGGAGTTCCGTGTCACTGCTGATCAGAAGCAGACGATTGAGGCCGCTGCGGCAATCCAAGGACGCACTGTCACCGACTTTTCGGCCGACGTGCTGGTTGAGCGCGCTCAAGAAGTGATACAGGCCGAGCGGCAACTCCGCATCGAGGCGTCGCGCTTTGACACGTTCTCCAGGCTCATGGACGAGCCCCCTCGAGCGATCGGCGAGTTGCGGGAACTGATGACTCGGAAGCCTGTCTTCGTTGACTGA
- a CDS encoding glycosyltransferase family 2 protein: MTFSHLAIVMPAYNEAEGIRGFIDEIRDHVSPLAARVTFVIADDRSTDDTAPVFDDVADVDVQTQPANRGHGPTALAAYCAGLASEPDLLVHVDGDGQFLGADFVRLITAAESTGADVVHGVRDGRTDPWYRKVLTGAVGLLIAAASGRRIPDVNTPLRAYRPSALQTLVDAVPTDASVPHVHFSLAEARGGFIVRYVRVASIPRRGESTSGTMWGRAADLRLPPKRLRQFAIAALQEVWTLSLRPSAPLRSIRRPGSAD; the protein is encoded by the coding sequence TTGACCTTCTCTCATCTCGCCATCGTCATGCCGGCCTACAACGAAGCCGAAGGCATCCGAGGCTTCATCGACGAGATCCGCGACCACGTCTCCCCGCTTGCCGCACGCGTCACGTTCGTCATCGCCGACGACCGCTCGACCGATGACACAGCCCCCGTCTTCGACGACGTGGCAGACGTCGACGTGCAGACACAGCCGGCCAACCGCGGCCACGGCCCGACGGCGCTGGCCGCATATTGCGCGGGCCTCGCATCCGAACCCGACCTGCTCGTGCATGTCGATGGGGACGGACAGTTCCTCGGCGCCGACTTCGTGCGCCTCATCACCGCGGCCGAGTCCACCGGAGCCGATGTCGTGCACGGCGTGCGCGACGGACGCACCGACCCCTGGTACCGCAAGGTGCTCACCGGGGCTGTCGGGCTGCTGATCGCCGCAGCATCCGGTCGTCGCATTCCCGACGTCAACACTCCCCTGCGCGCCTACCGTCCGTCTGCTCTGCAGACTCTGGTGGATGCCGTGCCCACCGACGCGAGCGTGCCGCACGTGCACTTCTCGCTCGCCGAGGCACGTGGCGGCTTCATCGTTCGCTACGTGCGCGTGGCCAGCATCCCGCGCCGCGGCGAATCGACGAGTGGCACCATGTGGGGCCGCGCCGCCGACCTGCGTCTGCCGCCCAAGCGTCTGCGCCAGTTCGCGATCGCCGCGCTGCAGGAGGTGTGGACGCTGTCGCTGCGTCCGTCGGCACCGCTGCGCAGCATCCGCCGCCCTGGATCTGCCGATTGA